In Candidatus Bathyarchaeota archaeon, one DNA window encodes the following:
- a CDS encoding glycosyltransferase, translated as MRSVSVIISVYSIERANDVMDCIASLKQQTLPPKEIILVLDPQASLVSYYKKRLDSSVKLVVSDAFGLSAARNAGIKNTDSEFVAFIDDDATADKSWLQNLINNFEYPSVIGVGGKILPVWPSKNPVWFPEELYWVVGCSYKGLPTQKAPIRNPIGCNMAFRRSMFEKVGYFSTETGRVGNKLMGHDDTEIGIRATNKLHGTSILYDPTAVVYHRVSANRVSVNYVLKRSYSEGFSKAFISSSSQTKIALGAEKTYLHNLFLGSSKMLLQGNIRTGPSRCWTLWVATVMVFLGYIVGKTY; from the coding sequence TTGAGAAGTGTTTCCGTAATAATCTCTGTTTACTCAATTGAGAGAGCAAACGATGTAATGGATTGCATTGCTTCTCTTAAGCAACAAACTCTTCCTCCCAAAGAGATAATTCTGGTTTTAGACCCCCAAGCGTCCTTAGTTTCCTATTACAAAAAACGGTTAGATTCATCTGTCAAACTTGTTGTGAGTGATGCTTTTGGTTTATCAGCAGCTAGAAATGCTGGCATAAAAAACACTGATTCTGAATTTGTCGCATTCATAGACGATGACGCCACAGCTGATAAGAGCTGGCTCCAAAACCTCATAAACAACTTCGAATACCCTTCCGTTATTGGTGTAGGCGGCAAAATACTTCCTGTTTGGCCATCTAAAAATCCTGTATGGTTTCCTGAAGAATTATACTGGGTAGTCGGGTGTTCCTATAAAGGTCTTCCAACCCAGAAAGCACCTATCCGAAACCCCATTGGTTGCAACATGGCTTTTAGGCGAAGTATGTTTGAAAAAGTAGGCTACTTCAGCACAGAAACCGGTCGAGTCGGGAATAAACTGATGGGTCACGATGATACCGAAATCGGCATACGTGCAACAAATAAGTTGCATGGAACATCAATCCTCTATGACCCCACTGCAGTTGTCTATCATAGAGTTTCAGCCAATAGAGTCAGTGTCAATTATGTGCTGAAACGTTCATATTCTGAAGGTTTCTCAAAAGCGTTTATCTCAAGTAGCAGCCAAACAAAGATTGCACTTGGAGCTGAAAAAACCTATTTGCACAACCTTTTTTTGGGTTCCTCAAAAATGTTGCTACAGGGTAATATACGAACAGGTCCTTCTCGTTGTTGGACACTTTGGGTTGCAACGGTTATGGTTTTTTTGGGCTATATTGTTGGTAAAACTTATTGA
- a CDS encoding polysaccharide pyruvyl transferase family protein: protein MTKLLNFFITQACDVGNKGDQAIIKSEIAMLRRLFPDCAISVATWWSNDLLQRMDSNIKVHSPLVDFKIRGHDAPLIFYPFLFVLTSYLSVLSALCIKHNLAPIYRKNYLVGLKEANLVLSSGHQPFVEGSRYRQRTLWDTLANFLMLLWGSMDVLIAKKIFRKRFTTFPQSVGPFDTFVGKMFAKFIFGNMDVICVREQISKQTLNKLGVTSCIIQSIDMAFFFRPNLKQNPSIQTVVGVSPCFVAGMSENEKKRYVHVLCGTLRELLRRDDLKILLLPSQTTKGKAMSISGREDDAFLSQLIQTEMEQGKEKNVETVITESVDEFVYLIKQLDLLIANRMHPSIFAAALGVPFVEIIYEHKQAGLLEKLDLSQVGININNLTMEKLLLKIDFVWSQRSEISHKLTQKVDFLCLTDERKIEKLIVCLVSK, encoded by the coding sequence ATGACTAAGTTGCTAAATTTCTTTATAACACAAGCATGTGATGTAGGGAATAAAGGCGATCAAGCTATTATTAAGAGCGAAATAGCCATGCTCAGACGTCTTTTTCCTGACTGTGCCATATCTGTTGCCACTTGGTGGTCTAATGACTTGCTTCAGCGAATGGATAGTAATATCAAAGTTCATTCTCCCTTAGTTGATTTTAAAATAAGAGGTCATGATGCTCCGCTAATTTTTTATCCATTTCTTTTTGTTTTAACTTCATATCTTTCTGTTTTATCTGCACTTTGTATAAAACATAATTTAGCGCCTATTTATCGAAAAAATTATTTGGTTGGTCTTAAAGAAGCGAATCTTGTGTTGTCGTCTGGTCATCAGCCATTTGTAGAAGGTTCACGTTATCGGCAAAGGACTCTATGGGATACTCTTGCAAATTTTCTTATGTTGCTTTGGGGTTCAATGGATGTTTTAATAGCCAAAAAAATTTTTAGAAAACGCTTTACAACATTTCCTCAGTCCGTGGGGCCATTTGATACTTTTGTTGGTAAAATGTTTGCTAAATTTATTTTTGGCAATATGGATGTTATTTGCGTTAGAGAACAAATCTCTAAACAGACTCTCAATAAACTGGGTGTCACCTCCTGCATAATTCAGTCTATTGATATGGCTTTCTTTTTTAGGCCTAATCTCAAACAAAATCCTTCAATTCAAACAGTCGTAGGAGTATCCCCTTGTTTTGTTGCTGGCATGTCTGAAAATGAAAAAAAACGTTACGTGCATGTTTTGTGTGGAACTTTACGGGAGCTTCTAAGAAGGGATGATTTAAAAATACTTCTGTTGCCCAGTCAAACTACAAAAGGAAAAGCAATGAGCATATCTGGGCGAGAAGATGATGCTTTTTTAAGTCAGCTGATTCAAACTGAAATGGAACAGGGAAAAGAAAAAAACGTTGAAACTGTAATTACTGAGTCTGTTGACGAATTTGTTTATTTAATTAAACAGTTGGATCTGTTGATTGCAAATAGGATGCATCCTAGTATTTTTGCTGCTGCGTTAGGTGTGCCATTTGTTGAGATTATTTATGAACATAAACAAGCAGGTCTACTTGAGAAATTAGATCTTTCCCAGGTTGGAATTAATATTAATAATCTTACAATGGAAAAGTTGTTGCTTAAAATAGATTTTGTGTGGTCGCAACGAAGTGAGATTAGCCATAAATTAACACAGAAAGTTGATTTCCTTTGTCTAACCGATGAACGGAAGATCGAAAAATTGATTGTATGTTTGGTCAGCAAATAA
- the pheT gene encoding phenylalanine--tRNA ligase subunit beta, with translation MPTIDMDCNELQRLLKLNLNGDMEKLDDILAYVKAEVKGVNEKEGTVNIEMKDTNRPDLWSVDGLARGLQCYLGIQKGIKTYQLGDSAVEVTVDDNLEGIRPFIACAVIKDINLSDSMIKGIMHLQDKLDGTFGRNRQKTSIGIYNLDLIKPPIRYCAVKPSDVSFVPLGFEEKMGLDQILEFHPKGNEYGHIVKKNQLYPMLYDSEGKVLSFPPIINSNDLGKITEDSRNLLVEVTGTLHKTVLNTLNLVTSALIDRGGKAYKATIHYTQTNQTVVTPDFSNRTMNLSVNETCKLLGLELSAEKIAELLQTAGLGVAKVSADVVDVLVPFYRVDVMHPVDLMEDVAVAYGYNNIEPLWRELPTTGRAKPEQHIINLARDLMVGLGYQETLNNTLTNPQNLFEKMNTQPTPIVEVTNPQVVTMTCLRNQLLPSLMEFLSVNPSVEFPQKIFEPGKVTLIDNSKETKTDDQNWLAAATTHATAGFSEAKSALDSFLSNLGVQWQIRETAHPSFVEGRVGMVIVDGAEVGVVGEVSPAVLEAWKLENPVAAFEINFQKIAPP, from the coding sequence ATGCCCACAATAGACATGGACTGTAATGAGCTTCAACGCTTGCTCAAACTAAACCTAAACGGTGACATGGAAAAGCTCGACGATATTTTGGCTTATGTGAAAGCTGAAGTTAAAGGCGTAAACGAAAAAGAAGGCACGGTTAACATTGAAATGAAAGACACAAACCGCCCTGACCTTTGGAGTGTAGACGGTTTAGCCCGCGGTTTGCAATGCTACTTGGGCATTCAAAAGGGCATTAAAACCTACCAGTTGGGTGATTCAGCAGTCGAAGTCACTGTTGACGATAATCTTGAGGGCATCAGACCCTTCATCGCCTGCGCCGTAATCAAAGACATCAACCTGTCCGATTCCATGATAAAAGGCATAATGCATCTACAGGACAAGCTGGATGGCACCTTTGGACGCAACCGCCAAAAAACCAGCATCGGCATCTACAACCTCGACTTAATCAAGCCTCCAATTCGTTACTGCGCCGTAAAACCCTCGGATGTATCTTTTGTGCCCTTAGGGTTCGAGGAAAAAATGGGGCTGGACCAGATTCTTGAATTCCACCCCAAGGGCAATGAGTATGGTCACATTGTCAAGAAAAACCAGCTTTACCCCATGCTCTATGACAGCGAAGGCAAAGTGCTCTCTTTCCCACCCATCATAAACAGCAATGATTTGGGCAAAATCACTGAGGACTCACGCAACCTACTCGTTGAAGTAACGGGTACACTGCACAAAACGGTTCTAAACACGCTTAACCTTGTCACGTCGGCGTTGATTGACAGAGGCGGCAAAGCCTACAAAGCCACAATCCACTACACCCAAACCAATCAGACCGTGGTAACTCCAGATTTTAGCAACCGAACCATGAACTTAAGCGTGAATGAAACCTGCAAACTGTTAGGCTTAGAGCTTTCTGCGGAGAAGATTGCAGAGCTTTTGCAAACAGCAGGGTTGGGCGTAGCAAAAGTCAGCGCGGACGTGGTGGATGTGTTGGTGCCGTTTTATCGTGTGGACGTGATGCATCCTGTGGATTTGATGGAGGATGTTGCGGTTGCGTATGGTTACAATAATATTGAACCGTTATGGCGGGAATTGCCAACGACTGGACGCGCCAAACCCGAGCAGCACATCATTAACCTTGCACGTGACCTCATGGTGGGACTGGGTTATCAAGAAACACTCAACAACACACTAACAAACCCGCAGAACCTGTTTGAAAAAATGAACACACAACCCACACCAATTGTTGAAGTTACTAACCCGCAGGTAGTAACCATGACCTGCCTACGCAACCAGCTTCTACCCAGCCTAATGGAGTTTCTCAGCGTTAATCCATCTGTGGAGTTCCCCCAAAAAATCTTTGAACCCGGCAAAGTCACACTAATCGATAACTCAAAAGAAACTAAAACCGACGACCAAAACTGGCTAGCCGCCGCAACCACACACGCAACCGCAGGATTCAGCGAAGCAAAATCCGCTTTGGACTCGTTCTTGAGTAATCTAGGTGTGCAATGGCAGATTAGAGAGACTGCGCATCCGAGTTTTGTTGAGGGCAGAGTCGGCATGGTCATCGTTGATGGAGCTGAGGTGGGTGTTGTCGGTGAAGTTAGCCCCGCGGTGCTGGAAGCGTGGAAACTGGAAAATCCCGTGGCGGCTTTCGAAATTAATTTCCAAAAAATAGCCCCACCCTAA
- a CDS encoding CBS domain-containing protein — protein sequence MAKQVSSGEIYSKGFNTVNENESLSRCLESFKTGMPPVLAVLDDKGKYIGMITRRSILRSRLDPNENKVKTLMKVAPKVTLDYSMSKMAKLMIGSGVRQLPVFEKEKLIGFITDENVIHAAVLTDFGNTIVEKIMSKAPHTIEANRSIGAVLGLMRENGISHVPVIEKGKLAGIISIQDILENVFWPNQRQRTGDFAGEKLGKLGITAKSIMARPAISVHPQTTLHDAEKTMHKHDISCLTVVNEDRLVGIITKLDFLEPISQLEVEEGNFTVQFAVKGAEITPEQQGFMMDEYTSFTRKYQDAFQAGTLFVYLKTHGNTSMKGVPLVHCRLQLRTIRGPYFSSGEGWGVEPTFRTALDRMERRILRSKELLAYNPRYARDYLRKIGLPSEEE from the coding sequence ATGGCCAAACAAGTTTCTAGTGGCGAAATATATTCTAAAGGTTTTAACACCGTAAATGAAAACGAGTCACTTTCCCGATGTTTAGAATCTTTCAAAACTGGAATGCCCCCTGTGCTTGCGGTTCTGGACGACAAAGGCAAATACATTGGCATGATTACGCGGCGCTCAATTCTACGTTCAAGACTTGACCCTAACGAGAACAAAGTCAAAACCCTAATGAAAGTAGCACCAAAAGTAACCTTGGATTACTCAATGAGCAAAATGGCAAAACTAATGATTGGCTCAGGCGTAAGACAACTTCCTGTTTTTGAAAAAGAAAAACTCATCGGGTTCATAACCGACGAAAACGTAATCCACGCCGCAGTCCTAACCGATTTTGGCAACACAATCGTAGAAAAAATCATGTCCAAAGCCCCCCACACTATAGAAGCAAACCGTTCAATCGGTGCAGTACTGGGTCTAATGCGTGAAAACGGCATCTCACATGTCCCCGTAATAGAAAAGGGCAAGCTTGCAGGAATCATAAGCATACAAGACATTTTGGAAAACGTTTTCTGGCCAAACCAGCGCCAAAGAACAGGCGATTTCGCAGGCGAAAAACTTGGCAAACTAGGCATCACCGCAAAAAGCATAATGGCACGCCCAGCAATTTCAGTGCACCCTCAAACTACCCTGCATGATGCAGAAAAAACCATGCATAAACATGATATCTCCTGCTTAACAGTTGTAAATGAAGACCGACTTGTGGGCATTATTACAAAACTTGACTTTCTTGAGCCGATTTCACAGTTAGAAGTTGAAGAAGGAAACTTCACTGTTCAATTCGCGGTTAAAGGCGCAGAAATAACACCTGAGCAGCAAGGTTTCATGATGGATGAGTACACCTCTTTTACCCGCAAATACCAAGACGCCTTCCAAGCAGGCACTCTATTTGTTTATCTTAAAACACATGGAAACACCAGCATGAAAGGTGTGCCACTGGTGCATTGCCGCCTACAATTGCGAACCATACGTGGACCATACTTCAGCTCAGGTGAAGGCTGGGGTGTTGAACCCACATTCCGAACCGCACTGGACAGAATGGAGCGCAGAATCCTTCGAAGCAAGGAACTTTTGGCGTATAATCCACGGTATGCACGAGATTACTTGCGTAAGATTGGGTTGCCCTCCGAAGAAGAATAA
- a CDS encoding phenylalanine--tRNA ligase subunit alpha — translation MVELRAQEQQILKEIEKLGGKASVEQLMDAANLPDAAIMRNALVLQEKTLITIKAETQQVIKLTTEGKQYAQNGLPERNLIRAILANGGSAVLSEAAKTAGLEGQVIQIALGWCIKKKWAQFTSASSTLRVSEGLIHQMNVPEGCDETLLAHLYTKEQANLEDLSSDQKAATDQLKKRTLLTVEPKTKRVLTITPEGKTAAKEAQVFQEVTQLTPELIITGKWRTTKLQKYNIEAPVAKTWGGKKHPYLSFLDEVRSKLVELGFKEMTGTVVETSFFNFDALNVPQDHPAREASDIYYIKNPQYGDVSGYEQALQNVKETHENGWKTGSTGWGYQYTMDAARRLILRGHGTCLSARTLAEGRFEVPSKHFSIARVYRPEVVDKTHLSEFNQVEGIIVDENLTLRDLLGVLGKFAMEIAGADKVRFKPDYFPFTEPSVELSAYKEGYGWVEFGGSGIFRPEVTQPLGVKVPVIAWGLGVDRLFMMKAGISDIRQIFCQDLDWLRRKQVT, via the coding sequence ATGGTTGAGCTCAGAGCGCAAGAACAACAAATCCTAAAAGAAATAGAAAAATTAGGCGGCAAAGCCAGCGTTGAACAATTAATGGACGCAGCTAATCTGCCCGACGCAGCAATCATGCGTAACGCGCTGGTTCTGCAGGAAAAGACGCTCATAACCATCAAAGCCGAAACCCAGCAAGTAATCAAACTCACCACTGAGGGCAAACAGTACGCCCAAAATGGTCTGCCCGAACGAAACTTAATCCGCGCTATACTGGCAAACGGTGGTAGCGCAGTCCTCTCTGAAGCCGCAAAAACTGCAGGCTTAGAAGGCCAAGTTATCCAAATCGCGTTGGGTTGGTGCATAAAAAAGAAATGGGCACAATTCACTTCAGCATCTAGCACTCTGCGTGTGTCTGAAGGTTTGATTCATCAAATGAATGTTCCCGAGGGCTGCGACGAAACCCTACTGGCACATCTTTATACTAAAGAGCAGGCGAATCTTGAGGATTTAAGTAGCGACCAAAAAGCGGCAACAGACCAACTCAAAAAACGCACCCTGCTAACAGTTGAACCAAAAACCAAACGAGTCCTCACAATCACCCCAGAAGGCAAAACCGCCGCTAAAGAAGCCCAAGTCTTCCAAGAAGTAACCCAACTCACGCCTGAACTCATCATCACAGGCAAATGGCGCACAACCAAACTTCAAAAATACAACATCGAAGCCCCCGTAGCCAAAACCTGGGGAGGCAAAAAACACCCCTACCTAAGCTTCCTTGACGAAGTCCGCTCAAAACTCGTCGAGTTAGGCTTTAAAGAAATGACGGGCACCGTTGTAGAAACCAGCTTCTTCAATTTTGACGCACTAAACGTGCCACAAGACCATCCCGCACGAGAAGCAAGCGACATCTACTATATCAAAAACCCCCAATATGGCGACGTGAGCGGGTATGAGCAAGCACTGCAAAATGTGAAAGAAACTCATGAGAACGGTTGGAAGACGGGTTCAACAGGTTGGGGCTACCAATACACCATGGATGCAGCGCGTCGTTTGATTTTGCGTGGTCACGGGACCTGTTTGAGTGCAAGAACTCTGGCAGAAGGCCGCTTTGAGGTTCCAAGTAAACACTTCTCAATTGCACGGGTTTATCGCCCCGAAGTCGTGGATAAAACTCATCTCTCCGAGTTTAACCAAGTTGAAGGCATCATCGTAGACGAAAACCTTACCCTGCGGGATTTGTTGGGAGTTTTGGGCAAGTTTGCTATGGAAATCGCGGGTGCTGACAAAGTCCGATTCAAACCTGACTATTTCCCCTTCACCGAGCCCAGTGTGGAACTCAGCGCGTATAAGGAAGGGTATGGCTGGGTTGAGTTTGGGGGTTCGGGGATTTTCCGTCCTGAAGTCACGCAGCCTTTAGGTGTTAAGGTGCCCGTTATTGCGTGGGGGTTAGGTGTTGACCGATTATTTATGATGAAGGCGGGAATTTCTGATATACGGCAGATTTTCTGCCAAGACCTTGATTGGCTAAGAAGGAAACAGGTGACATAA
- a CDS encoding Coenzyme F420 hydrogenase/dehydrogenase, beta subunit C-terminal domain, whose product MNQRRLNINRVVESDLCISCGTCISICPKKAITLKKDAYDVFIPKINSALCISCGLCIQICPGIEVNFHSLNESKFHQLSKDSIFGNYIKCYSGNANNFNKPIHVSSGGIVTQLLIYALQNKMIDGALVSRMSTDNPLLAEPFIARTVDEILSASGSKYCPCPTNLELRNLFSNKTGRFAIVGLPCHIQALRKFLKIHPEFEKRIALTIGLFCAHSNNSKATEVVLSKLKINCSQVQRLRYRSHGRPGSMYVETTTGLVYNLPYSGSFKSYYPLFDSYFFVPWRCIFCQDHFNQLADVSMGDAWLPEFKSCTLGHSLIISRTPIGQQFIQDANIKKMINIHPISAERVMKSQCDVLKFKSANQDFRLSLAQKMNKLSPACSLLSKRQPSVSSYAVNVIRIYSIRTQKNRFFKNLPKYVPLPLFRLYNIAFSILLKLS is encoded by the coding sequence ATGAATCAACGAAGACTCAATATCAATAGAGTTGTTGAATCGGATCTTTGTATTAGCTGTGGCACCTGTATAAGTATCTGCCCTAAAAAAGCCATTACTCTTAAAAAAGACGCATATGATGTGTTTATTCCAAAAATTAACTCTGCTCTATGTATAAGTTGTGGTCTTTGCATACAGATCTGTCCTGGGATAGAAGTTAATTTTCATAGTTTAAATGAATCCAAATTTCATCAACTCTCAAAAGATTCTATTTTCGGTAATTATATCAAGTGCTACAGTGGAAATGCAAATAATTTTAACAAACCTATCCATGTGTCTTCTGGTGGAATTGTAACTCAGCTATTGATTTATGCGTTACAGAACAAAATGATTGATGGTGCCTTAGTATCTCGAATGAGTACAGATAATCCCTTGTTGGCTGAACCATTCATTGCAAGGACGGTGGATGAAATTCTTTCTGCTTCAGGTTCAAAATACTGTCCTTGCCCAACTAATTTAGAGTTAAGAAATCTGTTTAGTAATAAGACTGGCCGATTTGCGATTGTAGGGTTACCTTGTCATATTCAGGCTTTAAGAAAGTTTTTGAAGATTCACCCCGAATTTGAAAAAAGAATTGCTCTCACAATTGGTCTTTTCTGTGCGCATTCAAATAATTCCAAAGCTACAGAAGTTGTGTTGTCAAAATTAAAGATTAACTGCAGTCAAGTTCAACGATTGCGTTACAGAAGTCATGGGCGACCGGGGTCAATGTATGTGGAAACAACCACTGGTTTAGTTTATAACTTGCCTTATTCCGGATCATTTAAATCGTATTATCCTCTTTTCGATTCTTACTTTTTTGTACCTTGGCGTTGCATTTTTTGTCAGGACCATTTTAATCAACTTGCTGATGTTAGTATGGGTGATGCATGGCTTCCTGAATTTAAAAGTTGTACACTTGGTCATTCATTGATAATATCAAGAACCCCAATCGGTCAACAATTTATTCAAGATGCGAACATAAAAAAAATGATTAATATCCACCCTATTTCTGCTGAAAGGGTTATGAAATCCCAATGTGATGTTTTAAAATTCAAATCTGCAAATCAAGATTTTAGATTATCTTTAGCGCAAAAAATGAATAAACTATCACCTGCTTGTAGTTTACTTTCGAAGAGGCAGCCCAGCGTCAGTTCATATGCAGTAAATGTCATTCGTATTTACTCTATACGAACACAAAAAAATAGGTTCTTTAAGAATCTTCCAAAATATGTTCCCTTGCCGTTATTTAGGCTTTATAACATTGCGTTTTCCATTCTTTTAAAATTATCTTGA
- a CDS encoding DUF1616 domain-containing protein, with the protein MVSQEVAVGQMRELIVEVLKSSEPKTTAELVKLLQQKSSLPEKEVIRLLIQFKDENQILFKKRSLPQQPATFGAYLFSFKSFWFWFSLVLTIVTAVAVFTIGDDVYPLVYVRQITGLVFVLFLPGFVLLKALYPSTVPIPTSSETLDKLERTALSIGLSISLIAISGLVLNYTPWGIRLTPVTLSLSALIVVFATIGLLREFSIVLNMPMSNSISNEIKVEKHPKDNLQPPMASAVKPDISSEAVPAQTTEPVSSKILTVEEPQKSGDLDVLKNSDALALGLQTEKAVFTKDELAELKKLLSDEEAEAENYFDSLRREIQKIVKKLDEKKT; encoded by the coding sequence ATGGTTAGTCAAGAGGTCGCAGTCGGCCAGATGCGCGAATTAATAGTTGAGGTTCTTAAGAGTAGTGAGCCTAAAACTACTGCTGAATTAGTGAAACTTTTACAGCAAAAATCTTCTTTGCCTGAAAAAGAAGTAATCCGTTTGCTGATTCAATTTAAAGATGAAAACCAGATTTTGTTCAAAAAAAGAAGTTTGCCGCAGCAGCCAGCAACCTTTGGAGCATACCTGTTTTCGTTTAAGTCTTTTTGGTTCTGGTTTTCACTAGTTTTGACTATTGTAACAGCTGTTGCTGTTTTTACTATTGGCGATGATGTTTATCCTTTAGTTTATGTTCGTCAAATTACGGGTTTAGTTTTTGTATTGTTTTTGCCTGGTTTTGTTTTGCTTAAGGCTCTTTACCCATCAACTGTTCCTATTCCTACTTCTTCAGAGACTTTAGATAAGCTGGAGCGGACTGCGTTAAGTATTGGGCTAAGTATCTCTTTGATTGCTATTTCTGGTTTAGTGCTCAATTATACACCTTGGGGAATACGTTTAACCCCTGTTACTCTGAGCTTATCGGCTTTGATAGTGGTGTTTGCAACAATTGGGTTACTGAGGGAGTTCTCTATTGTACTTAACATGCCAATGTCTAATAGTATTTCAAATGAGATAAAAGTTGAAAAACATCCTAAAGATAACTTACAACCCCCTATGGCAAGTGCTGTTAAACCTGATATTTCTTCTGAAGCCGTACCTGCTCAAACAACAGAGCCGGTTTCTTCTAAGATCCTCACCGTTGAGGAACCACAGAAAAGTGGTGATTTAGATGTCTTAAAGAACTCAGACGCGTTGGCGTTGGGTCTTCAGACAGAGAAGGCTGTGTTTACAAAAGATGAGCTTGCTGAGCTTAAGAAGTTGTTGAGTGATGAAGAAGCTGAAGCGGAGAATTATTTTGATTCGTTAAGGAGGGAAATTCAGAAAATAGTGAAAAAGCTGGATGAGAAAAAAACGTAA
- a CDS encoding Lrp/AsnC ligand binding domain-containing protein, whose protein sequence is MPTAFVLINTEIGSESDVLKDMKKVEGVEEASAVYGVYDIVARVKADAMDRLKEIVTWRIRRLDKVRSTLTMIVVEDH, encoded by the coding sequence ATGCCAACAGCGTTTGTATTAATAAACACGGAAATTGGTTCTGAATCGGATGTTCTTAAGGACATGAAAAAAGTTGAAGGCGTCGAAGAAGCATCAGCGGTTTATGGAGTTTATGACATTGTTGCGCGGGTCAAAGCCGATGCAATGGATAGACTCAAAGAAATAGTCACTTGGCGAATACGCCGCCTTGACAAAGTACGATCAACACTGACCATGATAGTTGTTGAAGACCATTAA
- a CDS encoding class I SAM-dependent methyltransferase, whose protein sequence is MSSNKIIKQTSIIRKLIPFTSYLRKNRSLVVSRYSSGVVLDVGCGPAEILHYFPKENHVRYVGVDTNKPEIEGLGKKYPSLEFYWVDVDKQDLPPQVSALRFDTVLLIAVIEHLKCPEVLLGQLSKLIKHNGKLIMTTATPMGEHVHNMLAIFGLTSFEAIQEHKTAAHASYSTQQLLELVAPFGFELSKQHKFEFGLNQVIIFTKIR, encoded by the coding sequence TTGTCTTCAAACAAAATAATAAAACAAACTTCGATAATTAGAAAGCTAATTCCCTTCACCTCTTATCTCAGAAAAAACCGGTCATTAGTTGTTAGTAGATACTCTTCAGGAGTCGTCTTAGATGTAGGATGTGGACCTGCTGAGATATTGCATTATTTTCCAAAAGAAAATCATGTCAGGTATGTTGGGGTTGATACAAACAAACCTGAAATAGAAGGTTTGGGCAAAAAATATCCTTCTTTGGAATTCTATTGGGTGGATGTTGATAAACAAGACTTGCCCCCACAGGTGTCTGCTTTACGTTTTGACACTGTGTTGCTGATTGCTGTTATAGAACATTTAAAGTGTCCTGAGGTGCTTTTGGGTCAGCTTTCAAAATTGATAAAACATAACGGTAAATTAATAATGACTACGGCCACTCCTATGGGTGAACATGTTCATAATATGTTGGCAATTTTTGGTCTCACCAGTTTCGAGGCAATACAGGAGCACAAAACTGCCGCTCACGCTTCATACTCTACACAACAATTGCTTGAATTGGTCGCACCTTTTGGCTTCGAACTATCAAAACAACATAAATTTGAATTTGGATTAAACCAGGTTATTATTTTTACAAAGATTCGTTAA